The Telopea speciosissima isolate NSW1024214 ecotype Mountain lineage chromosome 11, Tspe_v1, whole genome shotgun sequence genome includes the window TGCTAAGAAGGAATTTGGATTCAATTATGTAATTGACTTTTTGAATTAGAACTTACAAGGGAGTTCTAGGAGATGGGAAGGTCGATCTGTGGTAGAGCTTACCTTAGGTTTCTAGAAAAACAAGAAGTACCCTaatccttccttctcttcttgtctttctcctctcttctacgTTTTGAACAGTAGGGTCTTCTAAGGATGGGTTTTTCTTATatagttttagtttattaaGATCTGTTTGGCTAGGGACAAATTTAGGAAAAATGAATTCTTTTCCAAGTTCTTCACATATATAGGAAGGTAACCGGGTCCCACATGGTCTCATTGTCGGGGGATCGTTTCTACTAAGCATTGGGGGCATGATGAGGGGATCCCCAATGCGAGATACTGGGCCCCATACTCCCAGAGTGGAAAATATTCAGTACAACAACTCTGGATGATGACTCTGGATCATCTAGATCGTCCAGAGTGCCAAACTTTGCTATTTTGCATTTAGACTTCTCAAAGGCTAAGGCCATCGTACAGGCACTCTCCCCACATATCTATTTGGTCAATTCAAGTATGATTTTGGGTAGAGCCATGGGAATACCAAGAGAGTAGTTACCTTGAGTTATACATCCGGTGATGCATAGAGCAGTTGCATGGTGATGAGATACGCCTCCTTGCTAGTATGTAGGATGTCATCAGTGGGGGTACATCACTAACCTCAATCACTTGGTTGATGCACTAGAAGGTATTTATGTTTGTGACCTCAGGCACTGAACCTAAGAGAAAGGATTCAGTCAGATTGGGATAGGTATAACAGTTTAGGTTAGAATAAACCCATCATAGCCTATATTTGATTTCCCCTCTATTGATTCTTATAGCCACTGGGATGAATCAGAACTCAAAATCTGAGCTCTACATCAACCACTGGTCAGAGCATCCGATGACCCTCTGCAGACTCTATCTTTGATGGTTTGGATTGGGTACTTGGGTTGCAACTTTACACTAACCATGCTATAATTACTCTTGTATTTCATTAGAGATAATTTGATCGGTGAGGCCTCTACAGGTTTTCTTATTGGGTTTGATTTCAGGATTTTTCATTGACTCAAAGTCAAGTGAGTGGGATGTTTAACTTTCTTTTAAAAGTGTTTcggatattttattttattgtatgtTGCAGCttatgctcatgcatcatgtgTGAATTGCATACTATCTTTCATGTAGTAAGATATGTATGATAGTTGGGTAATGAGTATGATGTGGAAATGCTTAAGCTATTAGGATGCATTTTGTTATGTTGATCACTGTCATGTGTGTTGTATGGTCATGATATGGACACAGGTTGTATCCTTAAGCATGCACATTCATATTCATAGTACCCTatgctacaccccttaccaacatgGGGGAAGGTATTGCTTATCGATGGTAGTGACCGATGTATTATTTCTGGGATGTCATTCCTAAATTCGGGTGACTGATGTGTTATTTTTGGGATCACACGAAGTCTAGGGTATCAAGGGGGTTTGCTGGGTGACTGATGTGTTATTTTTGGGACTGACAAGCTTCTAGCCGGTATTGCTGAGTGATCAATGTGTAATTTTTGGGACCAGGGATACAACCTAATGTGTTGCAGTAGCAGATATACCCACATGAGACTTAGCCATTTTGCTTGTTAGGCATGATTCTTGTTAATAAAATATAACATGCACTTTCATGTTCTATGTGTGCTTGTTTGTGTGTTTTCCCCTCATTGGACTCaatggagctcatccctcgaagGGTCTCTCTTTTTAGGTGATGTTGCAGGTGAGATGATGACGATTCTTGATGTTGATGCCTCTCTATCTGTTGTTGATTTAGGTTGTGACCATGGGAGTGTTGATCCAAATGAGAATGATGCTTCCTGCGCCTGTGACAGTTGTGCTTTTGGTGGTTTCTATCTAACATGACAACTGTTTTAGACTTTATTCCTTTTTGGTTAGGTTTATGTACACCTTGGGGTGTAAATAATCTTTGAGTATATAAGTATTTTGAATTGAGATGTAAAGTTGAGAATTGAATATTTACTTACACTTTATCACTTAGAATTTTGATATAGTTTTATATTTACATTATAGATTTGATCTTCTGCTGCATCTGATTATTTAATTCTTATGATTTAACTGTGATTAGAATCACTACAAATGTGATCCTGGTGATTATGTGAATGTCGGTGACATTCAATCACATGAACTAGGCTTAGTTTGAGTGGGGTTAACACTTGTAATCTCCAATAAAAATCTTTTTTCACCTTCTGTTcactttcttattttatttttaagataAGAAATGACAAACTGATTCCATAGTCCACAGAGGAAGGAAGCTTTCTGAATTGCATCAATTTTAATGGATGCATTCAGGTTTTATCTACTATGAAATTGGGTCAAGGAAAGCATGGACAAGATCTCTTATCAGCCTTGGTGGCTAACCAGATTGGAGGAATGCCACGCTAATTTGACCAAGTACTTCTTTGATGGGTTTTGGACTGATCCATCCTTGCTGAGGGCTTTCAAGGGTAGAAAGCCTACTACTTCAATACATGTGTGATGGTGATACATCTCGACATATGGAGAAATGGCAACTATGGGAAGAAGATCGAGGGTTGGATGAAGTTGTAAAAACAGAGGAAGATTTATGAGTTTGGGTTTGCTTCCTCCATTATTGTTTGTATTGGAGTTGTAAGGGGAAACCATGGGCGAGACTAGGTTCGAGGATGCCTCACGCTTATTCACTAAAATATCAGTTGTTGAAAAACCTCAAAATTGTGGGGAGGAAGAACACTATAATGAGATGATCTATTCTCAAAGTAGACTAGAAAAcatattttttgttcttgaaataaTTTTATGTTGATGCAACCagataatttcaatttcttgataaaaaaaaaaactatttattaacttattttaagaaatcaatgaatctttgaaatagaaattcaaccAAAGAAAGTCTTAGACTTGAACCCGTCATGATAGTAGCTGAATTTTCAACATTACACTGAGAGATAGTCCCTACCCAACTATCATTATAGTACAAGcctaaattttttctttaatgagCATCTGTAATAGTAAGTCAAAGACACTCTTTTCTAGTCTTGTTTTGTATAGGGAACATGACCTTTTAGAAGTCCTCATGTTGCAACCTTTGCGTTCAACTAGATAaagaatgaaaaagagaaatctAATGTTTGTAAATCAGTTTCTTTGTTGACACTAAACAATGCTATACATACCCCTGATCTCCCAAAAATATATgcaaataaaaccaaaaggaaaagtTGTCTATAAATAAAAATTGTCAACTGAATAGATGAATAATGTAAGAGTTTTTCTGTCATTTTCCCCCTTCCTCCAAAATCTGTGTTCTTTGTGCATGCATCTTGGACTCTCTACTCACTTCTCTTGGGCTGAGAAAATCATAGCTACCTTTGCCATTCAGATCAAAAAGTAGCGAGCGTTCCTCGACCTTAATCTTAATATCTTTCCTCTCCACCTCTTCTATCTCCTGGTAAAGTTGGAATGCTGAACCATGAGATTTCTTATGCTTATCATACAATAAGCTCTTCCCTATTATATCTTCTTTTTGAGCTTCTCCACACACTTGGGTCATGTTCTCCATTAGACTAGAAAATGCTGAATTAAAGTCCGTGAGTTGGGACCTTGTGACTTCTAGGCTCTCATTATCATTCATATCAGTAGAGAGAGTCTTTTGGGCTTTCTCTAATATTGTTTGCAAATATTTACCTTGGGCCTCAATTCTCATTTGCAATATCTTCTGCACCTGCATAAAACAAGAATTTGGACTAAACATATGCTTAAATTGTAAACGAGATTAAAGAATGAATTTGTAAATCTTACTTCTAGTTGCTCATGCAATCTTCTCTGTACTTCAATCTGATACCTTAATGCATCTGTTAATGGTACTTCTCTGTTCGGATTTACAAATTTATTATTTCATATATAGAGAAATTCTTGTTAAAGAAATATTAGATGAAAGTGAAGTAACAAGCCATCTAGCAAGACAAAGTATACTCATGAAAGCACACAAATTGATTTATACTCTAGCAACACttgttggatatgtgtccatcaaattaaCAGATAAGCATTTTactttgtttatattttttggaaTAATAGGCTTATGCTTGTCCCTGGGTTTATAGTTTAAATTTGTTCATGACTTGTGACATAATTGGGCATTTCGTTCATATGATCATTACATTGTGCGCTATCTAGGATGTTGGATGTCACTAGGATCATATATCGTTACATTGTTTCACTGTGAATGAAAGAGACACCCAAGACAGAATCCACTTCTCATAGGGAGAATATCATTAAAAGAGATTGTATGTACATGATTGGACAAAACCAGGATCCGATGGCATATTttctaaatatttttaaatattttaaaaaatgatattaAATATTAATACTTATTTTCTAAAtgttttttatacttttttctCTGCACATGAAAGTCTGACAAATTATGGTTGGGATAGTACTTATTCACATGCCAGTATACCATTTGATATTGTTTAATGGAGGGACTAGTTTATAATTAATTGCTTTTTGGGAGGTGTTAGAATTAcatttatttgaaatttttttgttggtaaattt containing:
- the LOC122645488 gene encoding myb family transcription factor PHL11 — translated: MERTCGGYPYDTGVVLSRDPKPRLRWTPDLHDRFVDAVTRLGGPDKATPKAVLRMMGLKGLTLYHLKSHLQKYRLGRQQTKKEANIEQNKQTVGNLDGHRHVNSSVTSTTAIASSAGREVPLTDALRYQIEVQRRLHEQLEVQKILQMRIEAQGKYLQTILEKAQKTLSTDMNDNESLEVTRSQLTDFNSAFSSLMENMTQVCGEAQKEDIIGKSLLYDKHKKSHGSAFQLYQEIEEVERKDIKIKVEERSLLFDLNGKGSYDFLSPREVSRESKMHAQRTQILEEGGK